The Comamonas testosteroni genome contains the following window.
GCTCGACAGGCAACTCTTCTGCGCCAGAGTTGCTGCTAACGCCCAAGGCACCTGGCAGCACGACCTTATCCATCTGGTCCACACGCGGTCTGTCGCAAAGCTGGCAGGTAGAGGTCAGCAGTCCCAGTCTTCTCCTGAAAAAGAACCTTGACTCCGTTCATGACCATGCGCTGGAGCTCGCTAGTCTTCGCCTCAAAGCGGCAAAGGATACGGCGCTGCTCGACCGCTCACAGATCTCCGTGCGCAGCAACACTGTGCAGGTTGATGTGCAAGTAGTGGAGTTCAAAAAGACGGCGCTTAAGCGCGCAGGTATCAACTTGTTCAGCGGAGGCTCCAACAATCATGGTTTCAGCTTTGGGATGTATACACCCGGCGCCAGCAGTTCTTCAGGATCGGGGAGTAGCTCTGGAGGTTCAGGTGATGGAGGTGCCTCTGGAGGCTCCACTGCGCTTTCTAGCGCCATGAATCTAGTGCTGGGGTTTAGCAAGGCGTTTAGCGGTGCCGGCATCAGCGCCCAGTTGGGTTTTCTCGAAGGCAATGGTCTGGCCCGTGTACTGGCCAAGCCCACTTTGGTCGCGCATACCGGCCAGAGCGCCAGTTTTCTAGCTGGCGGCGAAATCCCCATTCCCGTCCCCAGCACTAGCAGCAACAATATTTCCATCCGCTACAAGGAGTTTGGCGTCAAGCTACAGCTGACCCCGACAGTTCTGTCCAACGAGCGAATTGCCCTCAAGGTCGCCCCCGAGGCCAGCGACCTGGATTACACCAGCGGCGTGACCATTGCTGGAGTGGCCGTGCCCGCCATCGCCACGCGCCGCGCCGACACCATGGTAGAGCTTGCCGATGGCGAAAGCTTTGTGATCGGCGGCTTGGTCAGCCGGTCCACCAGCTCCAGCGTCAATAAAGTACCTCTACTGGGCGACCTGCCTATTCTGGGTCCATTTTTCAAGAACCTGAACTATTCGCAGGACGAAAAAGAGCTGGTCATCATCGTCACTCCGCGGTTGGTGCAGCCTCTACCGGTTCAGACCGATCTGGAAGCCCTACTACCTGGCGGCCGCTCCGAACAGCGCAATGCCAACCAAGTCTGGGGACCCTACCTGAGTGGCGCCTTGCATACCAATGTCGCTCTGCCTGGTTTCTCCAATTAATTGGATCTGAGCATCAGCCCTACATGAATACTCAGCCCCCTATCCCGAACAGGCAGCCTGCAGCCTCGCATGAGAGAGTAGCAGGCCTGCCACCACTGGACACGCCTGCCACACTGGAAGCCTTGCTCTCACTGCGTCCGACAACATCCAGAGAAGTCCCTTTTCCCGTAGAACCGGTCGATATGCAGAGGCAAACTCGGACCGGGTTACTTCCTGATGTAGAGAGCACGAATCAAGTTACCTTGGATGATGTCATCCCAGCAGTTCTGCAGACTTTCACCGATGCACAAACTCACTTCCTGTTTATCCACGCAGGAACGACAGAGAGTGCCCTGGTCAACATTTGGCTACAGAGCGTTCTGGGTAGTGACAACCTACACGCGACAAGCTTTGTGGAAAACGCACTCGAGCAGCTGATGCAGCTGATGCCGCATATGGTGCTGGTAGATTTCGAGTCCACGTCCACAGAAGCAGCCTCAGAGTTGGTTGTGCAAATGCGCGGCCAACTACCGCAAGTGCTCATAGTGGCTGTTGGGCGAAGCCGCGATCCTCAATGCATGCTCGCGGCCTTGCGGGCCGGCGTACAAGATTTTCTCGATGTCGATGGCTCTATTCAGTCTGCTCAGCAAACGATGAAGGATTTGCTGCGGCGCAGTAGCTCCATACAGAGCAGTGTTTCCTGCGCCCCTTTGTCAGTCATTCTTTCCGCACGTGCCGGCCTAGGAGCCAGCCTCCTGGCATCACACCTAGCATGCTATCTACAGCAGTACCTGCGCATGCACTCTGCGGAAAGTTCTCCCTCAACTGCGACCTATGAGACTGCGAAACTGGATGGTCTTTTGATTGACCTGGGGCATCCCAGTGGCGATTGCTCCTTATACCTAAATACTCCTAGCGAGTTTGATTTCATGCAGGCTCTCGGCAATCTGCACCGCTTTGACCGTCGTCTCGCGTCCTCGGGGCTTAGTCGCCATATCAACGGACTTCGCTTGTTGTCGTTACCTCGCAAGACGGATATTCCAAGTGACACATCACGCTCCGACACGGAGGGACTGCTGCAACGCTTGCGTCAGTTTTTCCGCCATGTGGTGGTAGACCTGGGTGCCTCGTCACCAGCACTATGGACTAGTGATGTGATGCGCCATGCCAGCAATATATGGGTGTTGTGTGACCAGAGCGTGCCTAGCGTGGTCTCTACAACCGAAATGTTGCAACAACTAAGCGCACAGAAGATCGCCTCCGAGAAGTTGCAACTAATTGTCAGCCGCTATGACAGTCAGCTAGAGCTGAATGCTCAGCAGATCGCGCAACAACTGGATCTCCCCTTACTGGCCGTCATTCCCGAATGTCGCAGGGAGCTAGCTCATGCTGTTAATCAAGGTCAGCTTCTGAGCAGCGAACAACGACGAGACCCTTATGTGCAGGCTGTCACCAAGCTTAGTACCAGCTTGCTATCAGCTCACCATCCGGGAGTTGCAGTTGGACCCGAATCTGCAAGCTCCGCATCCATGTCAGCCAGACTGCTGACCCCTCTCATTCAACGCCTCAGAAGAAGCTGAACGCATCATGAAGACTTCAGTTTATGCCTCCTCGACAGAGAGCTCGAGCAGTGAATTCGAGCGCAGTGCGCTGTATGCAGAGCTAAAAAATAGCACTTATGAACATCTGCTCAATCGCATTGAAGAACTAGGTGCCGAGTTCGGCCGCTGGTCACAAGCCGCCATTGCACAGTTTGTGCTGATGGAGCTCGATAGTTTTATCCGCTTGCATTCTGTGCCAGTGAACGAGCAGGAAGCATTGCTCGTGGCCAGATCACTTACCAGAGAGCTCACAGGTCTGGGACCGCTACAGCCGCTGCTGGAAGATGCACATGTCGAAGATATCTTGATCAATGGCTACCGCAACATCTATGTCTCGCGCGGCGGCATGCTGCAGCGCGAAGACCTGCACTTCAAGGACGATGAACATGTGCTTCGCATTGTGCGGCGCATTCTTGCTCCACTTGGTCGACGACTGGACGAGTCCAGCCCCATGGTGGATGCCCGTCTGCCCGACGGGGGGCGTATTAATGTCATCATTGCTCCCCTGTCTATCGACGGACCTTCCGTCTCCATCCGCAAGTTCCGCAAGGATCCACTGACCCCCGCAGAACTAGTTTCGCTGGGGACCTTTAACAGTGACATCTGCCGCATCTTAGAGATGGCCGTGCAGGCACGCTGCAACATTCTTGTCAGCGGTGGGACCAGCTCGGGTAAAACTTCGCTACTTAATGCTCTGGCAAGCTTCATCCCCAGCAGCGAACGCATCGTATCGATCGAGGACACGGCCGAACTATCACTAAATCATAGTCATGTGGTCAGATTGGAAAGTCGGCCCGGCGGCTTTGAAAGCTTAGGACAGGTCAGCATTCGCGATCTGCTGCGCAACAGCCTGCGCATGCGTCCTGACCGCATCATCGTGGGCGAAGTACGCAGTGGTGAAGTCCTGGATCTACTCCAAGCCATGAACACCGGACACGATGGGTCGATGGGCACCATTCACGCCAGTTCACCACGCGAATGTCTGTATCGCGCTGAAATGCTGGCCGGATTTGCCGGCTTTCAGGGTAGCGAAATCAGCCTGCGCCGCCAGATTGCAAACGCAGTGGACTTTGTAGTTCAAATCGGTCGACTCTCGAATGGCCGCCGACGGCTGATCTCACTTACCGAAGTAACCGGCATGACAGACAACATGATTTCCATGCAGGAACTGTACCGCTACGAACCGCAGGTGACTGCTGACGGCCAAGAGATTGACAACTGGGTCTCAATGGGAATTTCTCCACACTCCCCCAAGCTGCTGAACTGGTGGCGTATGCAACAGCAAGCGGGCAATGGAGGTACAAGATGAGCCCGGCCACATTACTTCTGCTCGGCCTTGCCTGCCTACTGCTATCTTTTGCACTCTGGCTATGGGCACGTATGCAAAACAAAGCGCATACCCAATCAGTGCAAAGCCATCTGCAACGCAGCTTGGAAACACAGCGTCCACGCAATGCAGCATTCGATGGCCTGCCCGGAACACAGGCTACATACCAGCCTTTGTCCACTTCTGAACAACGCCCGCTAACTCAATGGCTGGAGCGTCACCTGAATCTGGATGCTTGGGACATAACACCCCGTACGCTGGCTCTGCTGACTGCTTTCGGCTTGTTGCTGGCCCTGCTCGCGGCTCTCAAAGGTGGCTTGCTGCTGGGCCTGATAGCAATGTCAATCTATGGCCTAGTGTGCAGCTTTGGCCTCTGGCGCCGCCTGAGCAAGCGCCGCGAACAGCTTCTACAACAGTTGCCCAGCTTTCTGGACAACATGGTGCGCCTCATAACTATCGGAAACTCGCCCCACGCAGCTTTTCAGCTAGCCGTGGTCAATGTACCAGCTCCGCTTGGAGACGCGCTGCAGCAAGCTTCAGCCTCATTGAGAGCATCACCAGACTTAGGACATGCAATGGGTCTGCTCGAGCGTAGCTGGCGTCTGTCCGAATTCGGTTTGCTTGCCGCCGTGTTTCGTATGAGCACCCGCTACGGCGGAAGGGCCGATCAGGTTTTGGAGCGTGTATCGGCCTATATCCGCGACCGACAGTCGGCCGAGCGTGAGCTTCACGCCCTGTCGGCTGAAGTTCGTCTCTCAGCCTGGATACTGGCTCTACTTCCCGTTGCCGTTGGCGGGCTAATCATGATACTTAACCAAGGCTATTTCATGACCATGTGGCAGGACGAAACTGGTCGCAAGATGGTATTGGGAGCTGCGGGCCTGGAAGCTCTGGGCTCTTTTTTTCTTTACCGCTTGGCACGGCTTAAATAAGAAACAAAAGAAGAGCCCATGAAGCCAGTCCCCCCTCATTCACCACATTAGGAAAGTAGCGCTGTATGACATCGCATTTGCTCTGGATTCTGAGCCTATGTCTTGGTGCACTTGGTGTAGGGATTTTTGCCTACATCATGATTGCACGCTTGCACCTTTCAACGAAAGCCGCGCAGCAGGTGATCAAGCTGCTGCGGTTGCATTCCACAACTACGGTACCGTCCACAACGACAACGTCGTTCCACACTTCTGCCAGCCTTCCCGGCTTTACAGCCGGTACGACAACAGAAATAGCCTTTGGCATGAGCAGCGATACAGCTCAGCAACTAGCTGCCAGTCTGCAGCCGCCTGCATGGCTTAACTCTGGTATTGCGAAGTCTTTGCTAGCCGATGAAGACCGCAAGCTGTTGGATCAGGCCGGCATAAGCCTACGTAATGGTGGGTCAGTCTTTGTGGCTAGTCGCATGATTCTGGCTGTCGCCATGCCATTGCTGGCGATTCTGGTTTTTCAACCTAGAGGTATCCACCTGCTGATGTACGGTTTCTTTGGATTTGGCGGAGGCTTGATGCTGCCCAAATGGCTCGTCAGCTACAAATCAAGCCAGCGACGCGAACAGGTGGTCGAGGAGCTTCCGTTGTTTGTGGACCTGCTGCGTCTACTGCAAGGCGTAGGCCTAAGCATTGACCAGAGTCTGCAGATTCTGTCTCAGGAGTTCGGCAGCGTGCTGCCTGTTCTGAGCAGCGAACTAGCCATGGCCAACCAGTTGTATGCCAGCGGCCGAAGCCGTGATCAATCACTGCAAAGGCTAACTCACTTGAGTGACGATCAGGACATGACTGCCGTAGTCAATCTACTGGTGCAGGTGGACCGGCATGGCGGCGCAGTACAGGGTCCACTGCAGGATTTCGGTATTCGTTTGCGCGAAAAGCGCCAGGCAAGGTTCAAGGAAAAAATCGGCGCTATCACCGTCAAGATGACAGGGGTCATGGTTCTCACCCTGCTGCCTGCCCTCATGGTGATCACCGCAGGTCCAGGGTTCATGGCAGTGATTCGCTCACTTTCAAGTATGGGAGGACGCTGAAATGTCCTTAGCCCTTCTAATACCTTCACGCTGGCAAACTGCTGCCACATTTACTGGACTAGCTTTTCTTGTCGGCTGTGCCAACACATCAGCACCACAAGGCTACGGCGTAAACCAAGAAAGCACAGTAGCAGAGGCCCAACGGCAAATGCGGCAGGCCGAGCAATCCACCAAGGTAGATACGGCTCAGACCTATCTAGGTTTGATCGCGCAAATGCAGCAAGCCGGCAAGTGGTACGCATCACTTGCACATACTGAAGCGTTTGAGCAGCAGTACAGTGGTACCAGTACATCTGTTTATCTACAGGTCAAACTGCTGCGCGCCGACGCCTTACGCAATACCAACCAAGACCAGCTGGCACGACAGGCATATGGAGAGCTGTTGACCGCTCATGACAACAGCACAGTGGCGCGCGCAAGGCGTGGCCTGGGTCTGCTGGACGCTAGCCAGGGACAATACACCCAGGCGGTTACACAGTTGGAGATGGCACGCAAACTTGACCCGACCGATTCCAGCGTGCTGAGCGATCTTGCCTATGCGCATATGCTGACCGGTCAACTTGATCTTGCCCAGCTCCCCGCACTGCAGGCTGCACAACTGGCGCCCACAAACGCCAGGGCGCAACTCAACCTTACCCTCTACTGGCTGGCAAGTGGCAACAAAGCCGAGGCCAATCGCCTGCTCGAAGAACTCACCCTGCCACGCGCTAACAACGAGCCGCCACTGATCGACCAAAAGTCGCTGCAGACACTGGAAGCCCAGTTGACTCGCGTCAGACAAGCCATACAGGCTCATGCGACAAATTCGCCGATTTCACATCGCGCCGTGCCTCAGGAAACATTGGCTTTGTCACAAGAGCAATCACCGAACATCAACACGTCATCAGTCTTAGCACAACCTGCAATTTCAGAAGCAGTATCGGAGAAAGTCCTTGCCGCTGAGCAACCCGAAAGCGTTAAGTCAGCCCGGGGCGAAGAATTAACACAAGTTCCGGCCCAAGCATCGCTGCGGATGGAAACCCAAATTATCAGTGTCACGCCCAACCTCATGGTCAGGCGTCAGATGTACTTGCCTGCCATACCTGGCAACACCACTGCCCCCTCCGTCACAAGATAAACCATCTTAAGGAACACTCGTGCCCCACTCTCTTTTTTCTTTTTTTCCTTCCCTTCTGCTCGCCATATTGCTTTACTGCGCTGCAGCTACGGCTATGGCTCAGAGTTTCACCGGCCAGCCAGAAACCGCCGCGTCACGTTCAGTCACTGCAGTTGAAGCGGGCCTACCTATGAGCCCCTCGACCTTTGAATATGTGGCGACAAAACCCGACTCCACCGCCATCCAAGCCAGTGTTGTAGCCCCAGTGCAGCCAGTGCAAGTCCCCCCCCAGCTGCGCGAACACACTGTTATTGGTAGCGCCACCGAACACTTGTTTTCCATGCAGAGAACACTGGCAGCTCAACGGCCCAGGCCTATTGACGGCGAGCAAGCCAGCCGTAGCTATCAGCGCTACCTCAAGAGCTTTGAAACCACCATTCCCGAGCAATTCGAAATGGGCTTAGATGTAAAGCGGTAACTCAAAGAAAGAAGACATCATGAATCCGCGACATCGGCCAGCGGCGTTAAGCACTTGTCCGCGCGGCCCCCAAAGCGGCGTATATGCGCTGGAGTGGGCAATTATTTTTCCAGTATTTTTTATATTGCTGTACGCCTGCATCAGTTATGGCTTCGCATTCTTAGTGCGTGAATCTATGCAGCTTGCTGCCGAAGATGGTGTGCGTGCGGCCTTGCAGTATCAAGCCAATCGTGACTCTCGCATGCAAAAGGCAAAAAAGACCGTCGAAGAAAAGCTAAGTTGGCTTCCTTCTTCGTTGCACCCCATCTCAAAATCCATCAATGTGGACGTCTGCCGTGTCGGCGCACCGAGTATTTGCTCGCCTGAACTGAAGTGCGGCGTCGCCATGACAGAGCGCTGCATGGTTCGGCTGAATTTCAGCATTCCCTATGGGTCATCGCCTTTGACTCCTAGCCTGAGCATGCTCGGCATGCACTTCTTCAACCCTTCAGAACTGTCTGCCAGTGCGACCATCCTTGTAGATCAAGGAGGAATCTAAGATGTACCACCGATTTTCTCTTTTCTACCCCTCTTTACGCAGGACGCAAACAGGCGTGGCTGCCGTGGAATTTGCTCTGCTCGTCAGCATATTGCTGACTATATTTTTCGGTATTTTTGTGTACTGGCATGCACTACAAGCACAGCAGTCCGTAGTTCGTGCGGCAGGTGATGGAGCGCGTTATGTCCATGAACTTTACTTTGGCAGCAAATTTAAAAATATCGATCTAGAGCATGAGGCCAAGACAGTGGTCGAACATAGTCTGATCCAAAGCGGGTTGAGCCTGTCTCATTTGGAGTCACAAGATCAGGAAAATCTGGTCACGCTGATTCAAACCCCTCAAGACATCACTCTTACCGTTTCATACCCGCTTCAATTACTACCTGGAGACAGCAGTCACGCGCTGAAAGGCCTGCTGGGCACCCCTCAAAAATTGCAGGCACAAAGCGTGCTCCTGCTGGCACATCAATGAGAAGGTGAGCCATGCATTCGAGCAAATCACTTCAGTTACATCGTTCACACGGGAGATTTCTTCCTAAAAGTAAGCGCCAGCAACGCGGGAGTCTTCTTGTGCAGTTTGCACTGGTTGCCGGCGTCATTTTCTCCATGCTTGGCGTTGTGGATCTTGGCTATATGTATTACGCAAAACGTAATCTTCAGCGCATTGCTGACTTGGCAGCTTTGGAAGCAGCGCAAAGCATCAATGCGGAGCAGGATAACTACTCAGAATGCCAAACAACTGGAGAAACCAGTCTGGATCGTCATTGGCCTGGCTTGGCCGAGCGCTCGGTGGTATGCGGGAACTGGAGTGCTCAATGGAGTGCCCCCAAGCACTTTACCAATGACATAACCCTACACCCTGTCAATGCAGCCTATGCAGTAGCAAAAGGACAATCCCCCACTCTCTCGCTTTTTCCCTGGGATCGCACTCTCTTTGCCGAAGCCATTGCCACTCGCAAGACTCCTGTTGCTGCATTCCAAGTCGGCTCTCAATTGCTAAGTCTCAATGAGGAAGCACCACTTGGCAGATTACTCAAATTAGTAGGCCTAGATGTCGATCAATTGACCGTGCTCGACTCCGAAGGTCTGGCCAATGCCAAGATAACCCCTTCTGGCCTTCTTAAAGCGTTGGGCATCGACTTGGGAGTTGGCGGCCTATCCGCGCTCTCTCCTGATCAGTTACTCCAGCTCAACAACCTGACCTTGCTGAACATAATAGATGCCTCAGTGGAGGCCGTTTCAGACAGCACAGCTAAGGCCAGTCTGAAGGCTATCATCGATATTCTTAATGAGGGGAAAATAGACTCTATAAAGCTCTTGGATCTGCAAACGCCGCTTATGAACGGCTCCAGCAACCCTGGCATCCTGGCCTTCCTCTCTACAGGCTCGGATAAATCACCCAACGACGCTGCACTAGATCTGCAACTGGGTGTGAGCGATCTGATTAAAACCGCCATCATGGTGGGTGCTAATGGACATGCAATCTCCATCCCTGAGCTTAATGTGCTGAACCTTGTAAAAGCCAAACTGACTGTGGTCGAACCCCCCAGTATTGGTGTTGGCCCCATTGGAACCAAAGCCAATAGCGCACAGGTTCGTCTCGATCTCGATATTGATTCCAAGCGCATGACTCTGCTCGGCCCTCTTCTCAGCATGATTGGCCTGCGAGTCAACTTACCAATTAAGGTTGAAGCTGTCCATGCAGAAGCCACACTGGATGCCGTGTACTGCTCTAACCCCAGTCGCAACAGCCAGCCTGCTATTGATCTAGGTGTCAATTCACGTCTGGCTCGAATCATCATCGGACATACCGATAAAAGTGCAACCGACGAAGAAAACATTCTGATTAAGACACCTCTGTCTTTGAATGTTCGTGGCCCAATTATCACCAATGTGCTCCAGGATCACGACGACATCAACAATCTGGTCGTGGATTTACCCCAATGGACCCGGGAAAACCGCCTATTCCTAGGTGATACGGTGGATGCACTGCTCAATACTGTATT
Protein-coding sequences here:
- a CDS encoding type II secretion system F family protein, translated to MSPATLLLLGLACLLLSFALWLWARMQNKAHTQSVQSHLQRSLETQRPRNAAFDGLPGTQATYQPLSTSEQRPLTQWLERHLNLDAWDITPRTLALLTAFGLLLALLAALKGGLLLGLIAMSIYGLVCSFGLWRRLSKRREQLLQQLPSFLDNMVRLITIGNSPHAAFQLAVVNVPAPLGDALQQASASLRASPDLGHAMGLLERSWRLSEFGLLAAVFRMSTRYGGRADQVLERVSAYIRDRQSAERELHALSAEVRLSAWILALLPVAVGGLIMILNQGYFMTMWQDETGRKMVLGAAGLEALGSFFLYRLARLK
- a CDS encoding AAA family ATPase, with the protein product MNTQPPIPNRQPAASHERVAGLPPLDTPATLEALLSLRPTTSREVPFPVEPVDMQRQTRTGLLPDVESTNQVTLDDVIPAVLQTFTDAQTHFLFIHAGTTESALVNIWLQSVLGSDNLHATSFVENALEQLMQLMPHMVLVDFESTSTEAASELVVQMRGQLPQVLIVAVGRSRDPQCMLAALRAGVQDFLDVDGSIQSAQQTMKDLLRRSSSIQSSVSCAPLSVILSARAGLGASLLASHLACYLQQYLRMHSAESSPSTATYETAKLDGLLIDLGHPSGDCSLYLNTPSEFDFMQALGNLHRFDRRLASSGLSRHINGLRLLSLPRKTDIPSDTSRSDTEGLLQRLRQFFRHVVVDLGASSPALWTSDVMRHASNIWVLCDQSVPSVVSTTEMLQQLSAQKIASEKLQLIVSRYDSQLELNAQQIAQQLDLPLLAVIPECRRELAHAVNQGQLLSSEQRRDPYVQAVTKLSTSLLSAHHPGVAVGPESASSASMSARLLTPLIQRLRRS
- a CDS encoding type II and III secretion system protein family protein, with the protein product MTRPPCFTALGLASSAILSTFATSAMAQTAAADNVRAGVVSVATPTGAASPLPLTMGSQHVLLPAMPLARLAVGDPNVLDVKVLRSTGNSSAPELLLTPKAPGSTTLSIWSTRGLSQSWQVEVSSPSLLLKKNLDSVHDHALELASLRLKAAKDTALLDRSQISVRSNTVQVDVQVVEFKKTALKRAGINLFSGGSNNHGFSFGMYTPGASSSSGSGSSSGGSGDGGASGGSTALSSAMNLVLGFSKAFSGAGISAQLGFLEGNGLARVLAKPTLVAHTGQSASFLAGGEIPIPVPSTSSNNISIRYKEFGVKLQLTPTVLSNERIALKVAPEASDLDYTSGVTIAGVAVPAIATRRADTMVELADGESFVIGGLVSRSTSSSVNKVPLLGDLPILGPFFKNLNYSQDEKELVIIVTPRLVQPLPVQTDLEALLPGGRSEQRNANQVWGPYLSGALHTNVALPGFSN
- a CDS encoding CpaF family protein, with translation MKTSVYASSTESSSSEFERSALYAELKNSTYEHLLNRIEELGAEFGRWSQAAIAQFVLMELDSFIRLHSVPVNEQEALLVARSLTRELTGLGPLQPLLEDAHVEDILINGYRNIYVSRGGMLQREDLHFKDDEHVLRIVRRILAPLGRRLDESSPMVDARLPDGGRINVIIAPLSIDGPSVSIRKFRKDPLTPAELVSLGTFNSDICRILEMAVQARCNILVSGGTSSGKTSLLNALASFIPSSERIVSIEDTAELSLNHSHVVRLESRPGGFESLGQVSIRDLLRNSLRMRPDRIIVGEVRSGEVLDLLQAMNTGHDGSMGTIHASSPRECLYRAEMLAGFAGFQGSEISLRRQIANAVDFVVQIGRLSNGRRRLISLTEVTGMTDNMISMQELYRYEPQVTADGQEIDNWVSMGISPHSPKLLNWWRMQQQAGNGGTR
- a CDS encoding DUF3613 domain-containing protein, with amino-acid sequence MPHSLFSFFPSLLLAILLYCAAATAMAQSFTGQPETAASRSVTAVEAGLPMSPSTFEYVATKPDSTAIQASVVAPVQPVQVPPQLREHTVIGSATEHLFSMQRTLAAQRPRPIDGEQASRSYQRYLKSFETTIPEQFEMGLDVKR
- a CDS encoding tetratricopeptide repeat protein — protein: MSLALLIPSRWQTAATFTGLAFLVGCANTSAPQGYGVNQESTVAEAQRQMRQAEQSTKVDTAQTYLGLIAQMQQAGKWYASLAHTEAFEQQYSGTSTSVYLQVKLLRADALRNTNQDQLARQAYGELLTAHDNSTVARARRGLGLLDASQGQYTQAVTQLEMARKLDPTDSSVLSDLAYAHMLTGQLDLAQLPALQAAQLAPTNARAQLNLTLYWLASGNKAEANRLLEELTLPRANNEPPLIDQKSLQTLEAQLTRVRQAIQAHATNSPISHRAVPQETLALSQEQSPNINTSSVLAQPAISEAVSEKVLAAEQPESVKSARGEELTQVPAQASLRMETQIISVTPNLMVRRQMYLPAIPGNTTAPSVTR
- a CDS encoding TadE/TadG family type IV pilus assembly protein, with the protein product MYHRFSLFYPSLRRTQTGVAAVEFALLVSILLTIFFGIFVYWHALQAQQSVVRAAGDGARYVHELYFGSKFKNIDLEHEAKTVVEHSLIQSGLSLSHLESQDQENLVTLIQTPQDITLTVSYPLQLLPGDSSHALKGLLGTPQKLQAQSVLLLAHQ
- a CDS encoding pilus assembly protein TadG-related protein, which codes for MQFALVAGVIFSMLGVVDLGYMYYAKRNLQRIADLAALEAAQSINAEQDNYSECQTTGETSLDRHWPGLAERSVVCGNWSAQWSAPKHFTNDITLHPVNAAYAVAKGQSPTLSLFPWDRTLFAEAIATRKTPVAAFQVGSQLLSLNEEAPLGRLLKLVGLDVDQLTVLDSEGLANAKITPSGLLKALGIDLGVGGLSALSPDQLLQLNNLTLLNIIDASVEAVSDSTAKASLKAIIDILNEGKIDSIKLLDLQTPLMNGSSNPGILAFLSTGSDKSPNDAALDLQLGVSDLIKTAIMVGANGHAISIPELNVLNLVKAKLTVVEPPSIGVGPIGTKANSAQVRLDLDIDSKRMTLLGPLLSMIGLRVNLPIKVEAVHAEATLDAVYCSNPSRNSQPAIDLGVNSRLARIIIGHTDKSATDEENILIKTPLSLNVRGPIITNVLQDHDDINNLVVDLPQWTRENRLFLGDTVDALLNTVFNLLGGLFSPPILSSDWDGMHTDGNPEDVRNAQIEMLAKLYLEETKVNGFYNVKNATDLILNGKGKPGTEGALGKLVGSDFTFDNAIPQSCALFVCPPSSWKPGTFSAAFYAYTSTPYSLLDVVGIPTLGNGYISCSGLLTSLLAWNSCTLSNLNNLLKRNQNQVALTNSNALVNSLKDRSSDSVTCGGALCALLQPLLKPIKWVLNQLGSSLLSPLLTKVLGLDLGKSEVKAIEVNCNSAQLVY
- a CDS encoding type II secretion system F family protein; amino-acid sequence: MTSHLLWILSLCLGALGVGIFAYIMIARLHLSTKAAQQVIKLLRLHSTTTVPSTTTTSFHTSASLPGFTAGTTTEIAFGMSSDTAQQLAASLQPPAWLNSGIAKSLLADEDRKLLDQAGISLRNGGSVFVASRMILAVAMPLLAILVFQPRGIHLLMYGFFGFGGGLMLPKWLVSYKSSQRREQVVEELPLFVDLLRLLQGVGLSIDQSLQILSQEFGSVLPVLSSELAMANQLYASGRSRDQSLQRLTHLSDDQDMTAVVNLLVQVDRHGGAVQGPLQDFGIRLREKRQARFKEKIGAITVKMTGVMVLTLLPALMVITAGPGFMAVIRSLSSMGGR
- a CDS encoding TadE/TadG family type IV pilus assembly protein, with protein sequence MNPRHRPAALSTCPRGPQSGVYALEWAIIFPVFFILLYACISYGFAFLVRESMQLAAEDGVRAALQYQANRDSRMQKAKKTVEEKLSWLPSSLHPISKSINVDVCRVGAPSICSPELKCGVAMTERCMVRLNFSIPYGSSPLTPSLSMLGMHFFNPSELSASATILVDQGGI